Proteins co-encoded in one Medicago truncatula cultivar Jemalong A17 chromosome 8, MtrunA17r5.0-ANR, whole genome shotgun sequence genomic window:
- the LOC25501455 gene encoding protein POOR HOMOLOGOUS SYNAPSIS 1, which produces MAGTVAVRSTTTNSLSDEWEISFARFIPFPHSSITSSSSSDLHPLPVRLRNRPPRGTWISSSTSAFLRFSSDLNFSDVVLTVAFNAKLLEEHYVSKLNFSWPQVSCDPGFPARGIRTVLVSYRDSRGQIQKFAMRFPSIYETQSFISALKEILKDDKEPEPLNIDFGSEISSQSEFMSTNKHSYSFSVPDPTLQKPSEELSFMIPAASRPSQELSFMTPADTYIPQMPICMTNEGVQPSGLGSQNKETAPVHNFENILPALPPSFASFLMDCSGLNHAQPTVTEENDLKSQIAKYMEDSSFQDMLVKVEKVISEIGGDMSL; this is translated from the exons ATGGCGGGAACAGTTGCAGTgagatcaacaacaacaaactcaCTGAGTGACGAGTGGGAAATTTCCTTCGCAAGATTCATTCCTTTTCCACATTCTTCCATCacttcttcttcatcctccGATCTTCACCCTCTCCCTGTTCGCCTCCGTAACCGTCCTCCACGTGGCACATGGATCTCCTCCTCCACCTCCGCTTTCCTCCGTTTCTCCTCCGATCTCAACTTCTCCGATGTCGTCCTCACCGTTGCATTCAACGCCAAACTCCTT GAAGAACACTATGTTTCGAAGCTGAATTTCTCGTGGCCTCAAGTATCGTGTGATCCTGGATTTCCTGCTAGGGGAATTAGAACTGTGCTTGTTAGTTACAGAGATTCTCGAGGCcag ATTCAAAAGTTTGCTATGAGGTTTCCATCAATCTATGAAACACAATCATTCATCAGTGCTTTGAAG GAGATCCTGAAAGATGACAAGGAGCCGGAACCTTTAAATATTGACTTTGGTTCAGAAATTTCGTCTCAGTCAGAATTTATGTCAACAAACAAGCACTCTTACAG CTTCTCAGTACCGGATCCGACTCTTCAAAA ACCTTCTGAGGAACTGAGCTTTATGATTCCGGCTGCTAGTAGACCTTCTCAGGAACTGAGTTTTATGACTCCTGCTGACACTTACATTCCACAAATGCCAATATGTATGACAAATGAAGGAGTGCAACCTTCAGGGTTAGGAAGCCAAAACAAGGAAACAGCTCCTGTTCACAACTTTGAAAACATCCTTCCAGCTTTGCCACCCAGTTTTGCCTCATTCCTGATGGATTGCTCTGGTCTCAATCATG CTCAACCAACTGTTACAGAGGAGAATGATCTCAAGTCCCAAATAGCG AAATACATGGAAGATTCTTCCTTCCAAG